A genomic stretch from Rhodomicrobium vannielii ATCC 17100 includes:
- a CDS encoding YeiH family protein yields the protein MANIETVFHDEGDLRKRRRFHRLHRALRHRVGQSIWPGLFLVGTITGAAFALREVPGVATFSPLILAIVLGMAFHNLFGTPSRAREGVLFSMRKLLRIGIVLLGLQLTVGQVAAVGGAGVAIIAASLVATFVFTKWLGRMLGVERKLAELIAAGTSICGASAVIATNTVTNAHDEDVAYAVACVTLFGSIAMFVYPMLPAMLGLGPQGYGLWAGASIHEIAQVVAATFQSGQQAGEYGTIAKLSRVMMLAPLVLTLGFVASRRASAAEDGARASVPMPWFVLGFVALTLFNSVVDIPAEVRSGFGTLTMVLLTMALGAMGLETSFRKLAAKGLRPLALAASASLFIAAFSLGLVLSLPV from the coding sequence GTGGCGAATATCGAAACCGTATTTCACGATGAAGGCGATTTACGCAAAAGGCGTCGCTTTCATCGCCTCCACCGCGCGCTCCGGCATCGTGTCGGCCAAAGCATCTGGCCCGGGTTGTTCCTCGTCGGGACGATCACGGGCGCGGCTTTCGCGCTGCGGGAAGTCCCGGGCGTCGCCACCTTCAGTCCGCTGATTCTCGCGATCGTGCTCGGTATGGCGTTTCACAATCTGTTCGGCACGCCATCGCGCGCAAGGGAAGGCGTGCTTTTTTCCATGCGCAAGCTTCTGCGCATCGGCATCGTGCTACTCGGCCTTCAACTCACGGTCGGGCAAGTCGCTGCGGTTGGCGGCGCAGGGGTCGCGATCATAGCAGCTTCGCTCGTCGCGACCTTCGTCTTCACGAAATGGCTTGGCCGCATGCTCGGCGTGGAGCGGAAGCTCGCCGAACTGATTGCGGCGGGCACATCGATCTGTGGCGCGTCGGCGGTCATCGCCACGAACACGGTCACGAACGCGCATGACGAAGACGTGGCCTACGCGGTCGCCTGCGTGACGCTGTTCGGCTCCATCGCGATGTTCGTCTATCCCATGCTGCCGGCGATGCTGGGCCTTGGTCCGCAGGGCTATGGCTTATGGGCGGGCGCGTCGATCCACGAGATCGCGCAAGTTGTCGCCGCTACGTTCCAGTCCGGCCAGCAAGCGGGCGAATATGGAACGATAGCCAAGTTGAGCCGCGTGATGATGTTGGCCCCGCTCGTGCTGACGCTAGGTTTCGTCGCGTCGCGGCGCGCCTCGGCGGCTGAAGATGGCGCGCGCGCCTCCGTGCCGATGCCCTGGTTCGTGCTTGGCTTCGTTGCCCTCACGCTCTTCAACAGCGTAGTGGATATTCCGGCGGAAGTGCGGAGCGGTTTCGGCACGCTGACGATGGTGCTGCTAACCATGGCGCTCGGCGCTATGGGGCTGGAAACGAGTTTCCGAAAGCTCGCGGCGAAGGGTCTGCGCCCACTGGCTTTAGCCGCGAGCGCGAGCCTGTTCATCGCGGCATTCAGCCTCGGCCTCGTTCTTTCCCT